The proteins below come from a single Saccharopolyspora sp. SCSIO 74807 genomic window:
- a CDS encoding TIM barrel protein, which yields MDPSRYTVNLSILFTELDLLERPAAAKAAGFDAVEFWWPFPEPVPSDHQVDRFARAIEQAGVSLTGLNFFAGDMPGGERGVLSHPARSGEFADNVEVAVGIAERLGCGAFNALYGNRLDEAKPAEQDEVATENLVRAARAAERIGATVLIEPVSGTPAYPLKTAADALAVIDRVHRAGPVGNLRLLLDLYHLVVNGDDATAVIERSGDSIGHVQIADAPGRNEPGTGEIDFAHYFRALSRTGYRGHIGLEYKPSGASAASFDWINELNGGNA from the coding sequence ATGGACCCCAGCCGCTACACCGTCAACCTCTCGATCCTGTTCACTGAACTCGACCTGCTCGAACGCCCCGCGGCAGCCAAGGCCGCCGGGTTCGACGCGGTCGAGTTCTGGTGGCCGTTCCCGGAACCGGTGCCCTCCGACCACCAGGTGGACCGGTTCGCGCGCGCGATCGAACAGGCCGGGGTGTCGCTGACCGGGTTGAACTTCTTCGCCGGTGACATGCCGGGCGGCGAGCGCGGCGTGCTCTCGCACCCCGCCCGCTCCGGCGAGTTCGCCGACAACGTCGAAGTGGCCGTCGGCATCGCCGAACGCCTCGGTTGCGGCGCCTTCAACGCGCTGTACGGAAACCGCCTCGACGAGGCGAAACCCGCCGAGCAGGACGAAGTCGCGACCGAGAACCTGGTGCGGGCGGCGCGGGCGGCCGAGCGCATCGGCGCGACCGTGCTGATCGAGCCGGTCAGCGGAACACCCGCTTACCCGCTCAAGACCGCGGCCGACGCGCTGGCGGTGATCGACCGCGTGCACCGGGCCGGTCCGGTGGGCAATCTGCGGTTGTTGCTCGACCTGTACCACCTCGTGGTCAACGGCGACGACGCGACCGCGGTGATCGAGCGCAGCGGTGACTCGATCGGGCACGTGCAGATCGCGGACGCCCCGGGACGCAACGAACCCGGCACCGGTGAGATCGATTTCGCGCACTACTTCCGCGCGCTGTCCCGAACCGGCTACCGAGGCCACATCGGACTGGAGTACAAACCCAGCGGCGCCAGCGCCGCGAGCTTCGACTGGATCAACGAGCTGAACGGAGGCAACGCATGA
- a CDS encoding 2-hydroxy-3-oxopropionate reductase codes for MRIGFVGLGIMGGPMAANLAAAGHEVIGHNRSKSKVDHLVERGGKAAASVAEAVQDADVVATMLPDSPDVEAVVLGADGVLAHAREGALLIDFSTIRPDVSRQVAESAAERGIRALDAPVSGGEQGAIDGALSIMAGGSAEDFAAAREVLDIVGKTIVHVGPAGSGQTVKAANQLIVAGNLSLIAEALTFLEAHDVDTESAFRVLGGGLAGSKALEAKNAKMRDREFGPGFRVELHHKDLGIAQSAARERGVVTPMTAVAAQLMAAALAQGDGALDHSALQRQIARLSGRE; via the coding sequence ATGAGGATCGGTTTCGTCGGACTGGGCATCATGGGCGGCCCGATGGCGGCCAACCTCGCCGCGGCCGGGCACGAAGTGATCGGCCACAACCGCAGCAAGTCCAAAGTGGACCATTTGGTCGAGCGGGGCGGCAAGGCGGCCGCGTCGGTGGCCGAAGCCGTGCAGGACGCCGATGTCGTGGCCACGATGCTGCCGGACTCCCCGGACGTCGAAGCGGTCGTGCTCGGCGCGGACGGCGTTCTCGCGCACGCCCGCGAAGGCGCGCTGCTGATCGATTTCAGCACCATTCGCCCCGACGTGTCCCGGCAGGTGGCCGAGTCCGCCGCGGAACGCGGAATCCGGGCGCTGGACGCCCCGGTAAGCGGCGGTGAACAGGGCGCGATCGACGGTGCGCTGTCCATCATGGCCGGAGGGTCGGCCGAGGACTTCGCGGCCGCACGGGAAGTCCTCGACATCGTCGGCAAAACGATCGTCCACGTCGGACCGGCAGGTTCCGGGCAGACCGTCAAGGCCGCCAACCAGCTGATCGTCGCGGGCAACCTGAGCCTGATCGCCGAAGCGTTGACGTTCCTGGAAGCCCACGACGTCGACACCGAATCGGCGTTCCGCGTGCTCGGCGGCGGACTGGCGGGCAGCAAAGCGCTGGAGGCCAAGAACGCGAAGATGCGCGACCGCGAGTTCGGGCCGGGATTCCGGGTCGAACTGCACCACAAGGACCTCGGCATCGCGCAGAGCGCGGCACGGGAACGCGGCGTGGTCACCCCGATGACCGCCGTCGCCGCGCAGCTGATGGCAGCGGCGTTGGCGCAAGGCGACGGCGCGCTCGACCACTCCGCGCTGCAGCGCCAGATCGCCCGCCTCAGCGGACGGGAGTGA
- the gcl gene encoding glyoxylate carboligase: MPKVPVMQAVADVLESEGVDTVFGCPGAAILPLYQALQHRDINHLIVRHEEGATHMADGWARTNGRVGTAIGTSGPAGTNMITGLYTAQADSIPMVCITGQAVSSKLHQEAFQAVDIVSVAEPVTKWSVQVKEAAQAPWIFREAFRTARCGRPGPVLIDLPLDVQRQEIEWDSALDAPLPAHPVEPHQPRVERALDMLLAAQRPLLLAGGGVVLADAHEQLRELSDLLGIPVQVTLMGKGSFPEDHERFAGMTGIQTSQRYGNQSFLESDLVLALGARFGDRHTGALEVYRGQREFIHVDIDPTQIGKVFGPDLGVVSDTELFLRALISAARRRKAQPDYSRWLGRIGELKKTLTRPEDYDTTPIKAPRVFKEINEIFGPETYFVTAIGLYQIWSGQFQRTHRPRHYQVCGQAGPLGWEIPAAIGVKSAEPDAEVVAVVGDYSFQFLVEELAVAAQYRLPFVLIMLNNEYLGLIRMAEEGYGMNTEVDIHYDERGTDNVKVMEAYGCSGRRVDEPGELAEAIEWARAEAAATSRPVLVEVMIEREGNTANGVRIDALTEPEPV; this comes from the coding sequence ATGCCGAAAGTCCCTGTCATGCAGGCCGTCGCCGACGTGCTGGAGTCCGAGGGCGTGGACACCGTCTTCGGCTGTCCAGGGGCGGCCATCCTGCCGCTGTACCAGGCGCTGCAGCACCGCGACATTAACCACCTGATCGTGCGGCACGAAGAGGGCGCCACGCACATGGCCGACGGCTGGGCGCGCACCAACGGCCGCGTCGGCACCGCCATCGGCACGTCCGGCCCGGCGGGCACCAACATGATCACCGGGCTGTACACCGCGCAGGCCGACTCCATCCCGATGGTCTGCATAACCGGGCAGGCGGTGTCGTCGAAGCTGCACCAGGAGGCGTTCCAAGCCGTCGACATCGTCTCGGTCGCCGAACCCGTCACGAAGTGGTCGGTGCAGGTCAAAGAGGCCGCGCAGGCGCCGTGGATCTTCCGCGAGGCGTTCCGCACGGCCCGCTGCGGTCGACCGGGCCCGGTGCTGATCGACCTGCCGCTGGACGTCCAGCGCCAGGAGATCGAGTGGGATTCGGCGCTGGACGCACCGCTTCCCGCGCATCCCGTCGAGCCGCACCAGCCGCGGGTGGAACGCGCCTTGGACATGCTGCTGGCGGCGCAGCGTCCGCTGCTGCTGGCCGGCGGCGGAGTGGTGCTGGCCGACGCGCACGAGCAGCTTCGCGAACTCAGCGACCTGCTCGGGATTCCGGTGCAGGTCACGCTGATGGGAAAGGGCTCGTTCCCGGAGGATCACGAGCGCTTCGCCGGGATGACCGGGATCCAGACCAGCCAGCGCTACGGCAACCAGTCGTTCCTGGAATCCGACCTGGTGCTGGCGCTGGGTGCGCGGTTCGGCGATCGGCACACCGGCGCGCTGGAGGTCTACCGCGGGCAGCGGGAGTTCATCCACGTGGACATCGACCCGACGCAGATCGGGAAGGTGTTCGGCCCGGACCTCGGCGTCGTGTCGGACACCGAGCTGTTCCTGCGAGCGTTGATCTCCGCGGCACGGCGGCGAAAAGCGCAGCCGGACTACTCGCGGTGGCTGGGCCGGATCGGTGAGTTGAAGAAGACCCTGACCCGGCCGGAGGATTACGACACCACCCCGATCAAGGCTCCGCGGGTGTTCAAGGAGATCAACGAGATCTTCGGTCCGGAGACCTACTTCGTCACCGCGATCGGGCTCTACCAGATCTGGTCCGGGCAGTTCCAACGCACCCACCGGCCACGGCACTACCAGGTGTGCGGGCAGGCCGGCCCGCTCGGCTGGGAGATCCCGGCCGCGATCGGGGTGAAATCCGCCGAGCCGGATGCCGAGGTCGTGGCGGTCGTCGGGGACTACTCGTTCCAGTTCCTGGTGGAGGAACTCGCCGTCGCCGCCCAGTACCGGCTGCCGTTCGTGCTCATCATGCTCAACAACGAGTACCTGGGCCTGATCCGGATGGCCGAGGAAGGCTACGGCATGAACACCGAAGTGGACATCCACTACGACGAGCGCGGCACGGACAACGTCAAGGTGATGGAAGCCTACGGCTGCTCGGGCCGCCGGGTCGACGAGCCGGGCGAGCTGGCCGAGGCGATCGAGTGGGCGCGCGCGGAGGCCGCGGCCACCAGCAGGCCGGTGCTGGTCGAAGTGATGATCGAACGAGAGGGCAACACCGCCAACGGCGTTCGCATCGACGCCCTGACCGAACCCGAGCCGGTGTAG
- a CDS encoding crotonase/enoyl-CoA hydratase family protein, with amino-acid sequence MPDQDEPGTVTMRTEGRIAVITVENEAKKNSYTPEMIEQLSAHLTAFDEDDELWAAVFCSAGEHTTAGLDMPKFFGPDATAKPQRDDMVDPFGLGERRCRKPVIAVVQGITYTVGIEMMLAADIVVAADTARFQQLESRRGIAPLGGAHFRYPTRTGWGNAMYHLMLCEEFDAQRAREIGFVQEVVPYGRHVERALELAAKICENAPIGIRATKQAARTFIDTAEEAAIAEIPRIRGQVFDTEDFGEGIKSFVERRPAEFRGR; translated from the coding sequence GTGCCCGACCAGGACGAGCCCGGCACCGTGACGATGCGGACCGAGGGCCGCATCGCGGTGATCACCGTTGAGAACGAGGCGAAGAAGAACTCCTACACGCCGGAGATGATCGAGCAGCTCAGCGCGCACCTGACCGCCTTCGACGAGGACGACGAGCTGTGGGCGGCGGTGTTCTGCTCGGCCGGTGAGCACACCACGGCCGGGCTGGACATGCCGAAGTTCTTCGGCCCGGACGCGACGGCGAAACCGCAGCGCGACGACATGGTCGACCCGTTCGGACTCGGCGAGCGGCGCTGCCGCAAACCCGTCATCGCCGTCGTGCAGGGCATCACCTACACCGTCGGCATCGAGATGATGCTGGCTGCCGACATCGTGGTGGCCGCCGACACCGCGCGGTTCCAGCAGCTCGAATCCCGCCGCGGCATCGCACCGCTGGGCGGTGCGCACTTCCGCTACCCCACCCGCACCGGATGGGGCAACGCGATGTACCACCTGATGCTCTGCGAGGAGTTCGACGCGCAGCGCGCGCGGGAGATCGGGTTCGTCCAGGAGGTCGTGCCGTACGGGCGGCACGTCGAGCGGGCCTTGGAACTCGCCGCCAAGATCTGCGAGAACGCGCCGATCGGAATCCGCGCGACGAAGCAGGCGGCGCGCACCTTCATCGACACCGCCGAAGAAGCCGCCATCGCCGAAATCCCCCGCATCCGCGGGCAGGTCTTCGACACCGAAGATTTCGGCGAAGGCATCAAGTCCTTTGTGGAGCGCAGGCCGGCGGAGTTCCGCGGCCGCTGA
- a CDS encoding TetR/AcrR family transcriptional regulator: MNTTRTAGMSHKERLLRQGMKMLYANGFHGTSVDALLAESGVPKGSFYHHFGSKDAFAQAVLDRYGRFQAELLERWSARDELRTAERITGYFGEMAELFVESGHQRACLAGKLSTEVAAASEPFRARLGEQLLQWKQQLVDLLEGGRERGDVRTDSSTGDLADSILALIQGAFVIALSTRDTHALDAVATSISSLIEPAT; the protein is encoded by the coding sequence ATGAACACGACGCGCACGGCGGGGATGTCGCACAAGGAGCGACTGCTGCGCCAGGGCATGAAGATGCTCTACGCCAACGGTTTCCACGGCACCAGCGTGGACGCGTTGCTGGCGGAGTCCGGCGTGCCGAAGGGCTCCTTCTACCACCACTTCGGTTCCAAGGACGCCTTCGCGCAGGCCGTGCTGGACCGCTACGGGCGGTTCCAGGCCGAGCTGCTGGAGCGCTGGTCCGCCCGCGACGAGCTGCGTACCGCTGAGCGGATCACCGGCTACTTCGGCGAGATGGCGGAGCTGTTCGTCGAATCCGGCCACCAGCGCGCCTGCCTCGCCGGAAAGCTGTCCACCGAGGTCGCCGCGGCGTCGGAGCCGTTCCGCGCCCGGCTCGGCGAGCAGCTGCTGCAGTGGAAGCAGCAGCTGGTCGACCTGCTCGAAGGCGGCCGCGAACGCGGCGACGTGCGCACCGACAGCAGCACCGGCGACTTGGCCGACAGCATCCTCGCGCTGATCCAGGGCGCGTTCGTGATCGCACTGTCCACACGGGACACGCACGCGCTGGACGCGGTCGCCACGTCGATCTCCAGCCTGATCGAACCGGCTACCTAG
- a CDS encoding ABC transporter substrate-binding protein codes for MAVRAVLVTPLSGALAEYGRAGAAGLRLWADRFADPGPVRLAVIDAHPDPRAAVREAEQHEPDLLFGPYGSGPMAKVAAATELPVFNHGGARLEPREHVVNVLAPAASYFRGALEALQREDPGIRRVSVLHGETGFGRGVGRGAEKTAERLGLAVERVALPVEPPDADVLLVAGRFEEELAVARRLRRGRWAAFVGAGVDEVLAELGDRREGLLGPAQWLPSAAPEPDEGPTAAEFVAAYRNSTGTEPPYPAAQAFASGIIAARCLREAGVPDRSGLLAAARRLDRTTLFGRFRLDPASGRQVGHRVLTVQWQDGERVVVWPPEQARATLRRPRAR; via the coding sequence ATGGCTGTGCGTGCGGTGCTGGTGACGCCGTTGTCCGGAGCGCTGGCGGAATACGGCCGGGCCGGCGCCGCGGGACTGCGGTTGTGGGCCGATCGGTTCGCCGATCCCGGGCCGGTGCGCCTCGCAGTCATCGATGCGCACCCCGATCCGCGGGCAGCCGTGCGGGAGGCCGAACAGCACGAGCCGGACCTGCTGTTCGGTCCGTACGGCAGCGGCCCGATGGCGAAGGTCGCGGCGGCGACCGAACTGCCGGTGTTCAACCACGGCGGCGCACGGTTGGAACCGCGGGAGCACGTGGTGAACGTTCTCGCACCCGCGGCGAGCTACTTCCGCGGGGCGTTGGAAGCGCTGCAGCGGGAAGATCCCGGGATTCGCCGTGTTTCGGTGCTGCACGGCGAAACCGGCTTCGGTCGCGGTGTCGGCCGGGGTGCCGAGAAGACCGCGGAACGGCTCGGTCTTGCCGTCGAGCGCGTTGCCCTGCCCGTCGAACCGCCCGACGCCGACGTGCTGCTGGTAGCCGGCCGGTTCGAGGAAGAACTCGCCGTTGCGCGCCGGCTTCGGCGGGGGAGATGGGCGGCTTTCGTCGGTGCCGGAGTCGATGAAGTCCTCGCGGAACTGGGAGATCGCCGGGAAGGACTTCTCGGCCCCGCGCAGTGGCTGCCGTCCGCCGCGCCCGAACCCGACGAGGGGCCGACAGCGGCGGAATTCGTTGCCGCGTACCGGAATTCGACCGGCACCGAGCCGCCTTACCCCGCGGCGCAAGCGTTCGCTTCGGGAATCATCGCCGCCCGCTGCTTGCGCGAGGCCGGTGTACCGGACCGTTCCGGGTTGCTGGCGGCGGCGCGAAGGCTCGACCGCACGACGCTGTTCGGCCGCTTCCGGCTCGATCCTGCGAGCGGGCGGCAAGTCGGGCACCGCGTGCTGACGGTGCAGTGGCAGGACGGCGAGCGGGTCGTGGTGTGGCCGCCGGAGCAGGCGCGCGCGACGCTGCGCCGGCCACGAGCTAGGTAG
- a CDS encoding TIGR03618 family F420-dependent PPOX class oxidoreductase has product MAKPPVPQAVKELLEKPNPAVITSVRPDGQPVSVATWYLWVDGRVLVNMDEGRKRLDYLRSEPRTTLTALDSDDWYTHISLQGRVVELVDDPDLSDIDRIARHYTGNQYHVRDRNRISAWIEVDRWHGWGSMENKDVAHH; this is encoded by the coding sequence GTGGCGAAGCCTCCGGTTCCCCAAGCGGTGAAAGAACTTCTGGAGAAGCCGAACCCCGCGGTCATCACCAGCGTGCGCCCGGACGGCCAGCCCGTCTCGGTGGCCACCTGGTACCTGTGGGTCGACGGCCGCGTGCTGGTCAACATGGACGAAGGCCGCAAGCGGCTGGACTACCTGCGCAGCGAGCCCCGCACGACGCTGACGGCGCTCGACTCCGACGACTGGTACACCCACATCAGCCTGCAGGGCCGGGTCGTCGAGCTGGTGGACGATCCCGACCTGTCGGACATCGACCGGATCGCCCGGCACTACACCGGGAACCAGTACCACGTGCGGGACCGCAACCGGATCAGCGCGTGGATCGAAGTCGACCGGTGGCACGGCTGGGGCTCGATGGAGAACAAGGACGTCGCGCACCACTAG
- a CDS encoding MDR family oxidoreductase, with amino-acid sequence MATHRALVSHGDGPARFEELSETDLPDGDVTVDVRYSSLNYKDGLAVTGKGKIARRFPMVCGIDLAGTVSASDSPQFEPGDEVVLTGCGLSETHPGGYTERQRVRSDWLVRKPEALTQLRTMAIGTAGLTAMLCVLELEEAGLSPDLDGEVLVTGAAGGVGSVAVAILANLGHRVTAATGRPEAHDYLRRLGASAFVDREELAEGSGRPLDKQRWLAAVDTVGGSTLANVLAQTSYRGSVAACGMAGGTDLPASVMPFILRGIGLHGVDSVQCPTAVRTKAWQRLERDLPLEQLDESTTVHSFDDVPRLAGEILQGGTRGRVVVDIAGS; translated from the coding sequence ATGGCAACCCATCGCGCTCTGGTCTCGCACGGCGACGGTCCGGCCCGGTTCGAAGAACTCTCCGAGACCGACCTGCCGGACGGTGACGTCACGGTCGACGTGCGGTACTCCTCGCTGAACTACAAGGACGGGCTCGCCGTCACCGGCAAGGGCAAGATCGCCCGCCGGTTCCCGATGGTCTGCGGGATCGACCTGGCCGGAACCGTGTCCGCATCGGACTCCCCGCAGTTCGAGCCCGGCGACGAGGTCGTGCTGACCGGCTGCGGCCTGTCCGAAACCCACCCCGGCGGGTACACCGAGCGCCAGCGGGTGCGTTCGGACTGGCTGGTGCGCAAACCGGAGGCCCTGACGCAGCTGCGCACGATGGCGATCGGCACGGCCGGGCTGACCGCGATGCTGTGCGTGCTGGAGCTCGAAGAAGCCGGCCTGTCCCCCGACCTCGACGGCGAAGTGCTCGTCACCGGCGCGGCAGGCGGTGTCGGCAGCGTCGCCGTCGCGATCCTGGCGAACCTGGGTCACCGCGTCACGGCCGCCACCGGCCGCCCGGAGGCGCACGACTACCTGCGCCGACTGGGCGCGAGCGCCTTCGTGGACCGTGAGGAACTGGCCGAGGGTTCCGGTCGGCCGCTGGACAAGCAGCGCTGGCTGGCGGCGGTGGACACCGTCGGCGGCAGCACGCTGGCCAACGTTCTCGCGCAGACCTCCTACCGCGGGTCGGTCGCGGCGTGCGGGATGGCGGGCGGCACCGACCTGCCCGCCAGCGTCATGCCGTTCATCCTGCGCGGCATCGGACTGCACGGCGTCGACTCGGTGCAGTGCCCCACCGCGGTGCGCACCAAGGCGTGGCAGCGGCTGGAGCGGGACCTGCCGCTGGAGCAGCTGGACGAGTCGACCACGGTCCACTCGTTCGACGACGTGCCGCGGCTGGCCGGCGAGATCTTGCAGGGCGGCACCCGGGGCCGGGTCGTCGTCGACATCGCAGGGAGCTGA
- a CDS encoding MFS transporter gives MARASGTPSDGFRADAAGTRPDRARGQVTGWPAVALVAVAFGVAMLGTTLPTPLYPLYEQLFGFGGLMTTVVFAVYAAGVIAGLLLFGHWSDQVGRRRMLAAGLVLSAVSALVFVLHPAVGWLLVGRVISGLSAGIFTGTATATIVDLAPDPKRAGLVAAAVNMGGLGAGPLLAGAVSQYLPLPLVMPFVMQAALVLLALLALVFVPEPVRPVDRPQLRPQRVQVPAEMRGVFIRAGIAGFAGFAVLGLFTAVSPSFLGELLGEHNRALIGGVVFVLFLASTAGQTLSPRLGGQRALITGCGGLIAGMVLVGSSLPARSLGLLLTGAVIAGLGQGLSFRAGLGSVTAAGPAARRGEITSSFFVLLYVGIAIPVIGEGAASEAFGLIPSGITFATFVAALAATAVVLLTLRARADTP, from the coding sequence ATGGCACGCGCTTCCGGCACCCCGTCGGACGGCTTCCGAGCTGACGCGGCTGGGACGCGTCCGGACCGCGCCCGCGGGCAGGTGACGGGATGGCCCGCGGTCGCGCTGGTGGCCGTGGCGTTCGGGGTCGCGATGCTCGGCACGACGCTGCCGACGCCGCTGTACCCGTTGTACGAGCAGCTGTTCGGGTTCGGCGGGCTGATGACGACCGTGGTGTTCGCGGTCTACGCCGCCGGGGTCATAGCGGGCCTGCTGCTGTTCGGGCACTGGTCGGACCAGGTGGGGCGGCGCCGGATGCTGGCTGCCGGACTGGTGCTCTCGGCGGTCTCGGCCCTGGTGTTCGTGCTGCACCCGGCCGTGGGCTGGCTGCTGGTGGGGCGGGTGATCTCCGGGTTGTCGGCCGGGATCTTCACCGGTACCGCGACGGCGACGATCGTCGACCTCGCGCCGGATCCGAAACGGGCCGGACTGGTCGCGGCGGCGGTCAACATGGGCGGGTTGGGCGCCGGGCCGCTGCTGGCGGGCGCGGTGTCGCAGTACTTGCCGCTGCCGCTGGTGATGCCGTTCGTCATGCAAGCGGCGTTGGTCTTGCTCGCACTGCTCGCACTCGTATTCGTGCCGGAGCCGGTGCGCCCGGTCGACCGTCCGCAGTTGCGGCCGCAGCGCGTCCAAGTGCCCGCCGAGATGCGCGGCGTGTTCATCCGCGCGGGCATCGCGGGATTCGCCGGGTTCGCGGTGCTGGGGCTGTTCACCGCGGTTTCCCCCTCGTTCCTGGGCGAACTGCTGGGGGAGCACAACCGCGCGTTGATCGGCGGTGTGGTGTTCGTGCTGTTCCTCGCGTCCACCGCGGGGCAAACGCTGTCACCGCGGCTGGGCGGGCAGCGCGCCTTGATCACCGGCTGCGGCGGGCTCATCGCCGGGATGGTCCTGGTCGGTTCGAGCCTGCCTGCGCGCTCGCTCGGCCTGCTGCTCACCGGCGCCGTCATCGCCGGGCTGGGGCAGGGGCTCAGCTTCCGCGCCGGACTGGGATCGGTCACCGCGGCCGGTCCCGCCGCGCGGCGCGGCGAGATCACCTCGAGCTTCTTCGTGCTGCTCTACGTCGGCATCGCCATCCCGGTGATCGGCGAGGGCGCCGCGTCCGAAGCGTTCGGGCTGATCCCGTCCGGCATCACCTTCGCCACTTTCGTGGCCGCACTAGCCGCGACCGCCGTCGTGCTGCTCACCCTGCGCGCCCGCGCGGACACTCCCTAG
- the sbnA gene encoding 2,3-diaminopropionate biosynthesis protein SbnA, which produces MEFDSVLDCVGATPLVRLRRCFPGRDVLAKLEMLNPCGSMKDRPARYIVEQGLREGTLVPGMRLVESTSGNLGIALAVAARTHGLSFTAVVDPNTSTTNLRLLELFGADVDMVTEPDDAGGYLHTRVRRARAHAQADPGVVWINQYANQRNWRAYYESVGAEILSAVSGPIDCLVAPVSTTGSLQGTARRLREVHPAMRVVAVDAVGSVIFGAEPGTRRIPGFGASRVPEILNAAEVDEVLHVGDAASTTGCRRLVRTEGVLGGGSSGAVISALDRLLPRLPESARVVALLPDRGERYLDTVYDDAWAEQVLRDDVGSDLAEAP; this is translated from the coding sequence GTGGAATTCGACTCCGTTCTGGACTGCGTCGGCGCCACCCCGCTGGTGCGCCTGCGCCGATGCTTCCCGGGCCGAGACGTGCTCGCCAAGCTGGAAATGCTCAACCCGTGCGGAAGCATGAAGGACCGCCCGGCCCGCTACATCGTCGAGCAGGGCCTGCGCGAGGGAACCCTGGTGCCGGGGATGCGGCTGGTGGAGAGCACCTCCGGCAACCTCGGCATCGCGCTCGCCGTGGCCGCCCGGACGCACGGGCTCTCGTTCACCGCCGTGGTCGACCCCAACACCTCGACGACGAACCTCCGCTTGCTGGAGCTGTTCGGCGCCGACGTCGACATGGTCACCGAGCCGGACGACGCGGGCGGCTACCTGCACACCCGCGTGCGCCGCGCGCGGGCGCACGCGCAGGCGGACCCCGGCGTCGTCTGGATCAACCAGTACGCGAACCAGCGCAACTGGCGCGCCTACTACGAATCGGTGGGAGCTGAGATCCTCAGCGCCGTCAGCGGGCCGATCGACTGCCTCGTGGCCCCCGTCTCGACGACGGGATCGTTGCAGGGCACCGCACGCCGCCTGCGGGAGGTCCATCCAGCGATGCGGGTCGTGGCGGTGGACGCCGTCGGATCGGTGATCTTCGGGGCGGAGCCCGGCACCCGCCGCATCCCCGGCTTCGGCGCGAGCCGGGTCCCGGAGATCCTCAACGCCGCGGAGGTCGACGAGGTCCTGCACGTCGGCGACGCCGCCAGCACCACCGGATGCCGGCGGCTGGTCCGGACCGAAGGCGTCCTGGGCGGCGGTTCCTCCGGCGCGGTGATCTCCGCCTTGGACCGGCTGCTGCCCCGCCTGCCGGAGTCGGCGCGGGTGGTCGCGCTGCTGCCCGACCGGGGCGAGCGCTACCTGGACACCGTCTACGACGACGCGTGGGCCGAACAAGTGCTGCGCGACGACGTCGGCAGCGACCTGGCGGAGGCGCCGTGA